The proteins below come from a single Nocardiopsis gilva YIM 90087 genomic window:
- a CDS encoding site-2 protease family protein: MQETFRLGHLAGIRVGVHWSVLVIFALIAFGLAQIRLPGVYPDRALWLYWAVGLVTAVVFFASLLAHELAHAIVARKNGVRVDGITLWLLGGVARLQDEAASPSAELRIAGVGPLVSLLAGLGFGVVAVAIGQTIGPGLVLEAAAWLAAINILLALFNVIPAAPLDGGRLLRAFLWWRTGDRVRATLGASTAGRTFGWTLVLLGLFLFLQGVALSGIWLAIIGFFLISAATAEGRHAEMRGALAGIPVREAMTPDPVTAPADTTIAEFLDGPLFRYRHSAFPITRDGTAPLGMVCIHQLRNIPVGERSTTTLGDIMLPRDAIVTTSPDEPLTEVLPRMESGSDQRALVLDGESVVGILTPTDISRVLTWLTTVRPLGHDYEEGRSG, from the coding sequence GTGCAGGAGACGTTTCGCCTGGGACATCTGGCCGGGATACGCGTGGGCGTCCACTGGAGCGTCCTGGTCATCTTCGCCCTGATCGCCTTCGGCCTGGCCCAGATTCGGCTGCCCGGCGTCTACCCCGACCGCGCCCTGTGGCTCTACTGGGCGGTCGGACTCGTCACCGCCGTCGTGTTCTTCGCGTCCCTGCTGGCGCACGAACTCGCCCACGCCATCGTGGCCCGGAAGAACGGCGTCCGGGTCGACGGCATCACGCTGTGGCTGCTCGGTGGCGTCGCCCGACTCCAGGACGAGGCCGCCAGCCCCTCCGCGGAACTGCGCATCGCCGGGGTCGGCCCGCTCGTCAGTCTCCTCGCGGGCCTCGGGTTCGGCGTCGTTGCCGTGGCGATCGGCCAGACCATCGGCCCCGGCCTGGTCCTGGAAGCGGCCGCATGGCTGGCCGCGATCAACATCCTGCTGGCCCTCTTCAACGTGATCCCCGCCGCGCCACTCGACGGCGGTCGGCTCCTGCGGGCCTTCCTGTGGTGGCGCACCGGAGACCGCGTCCGCGCCACGCTCGGAGCATCCACCGCCGGCCGCACGTTCGGCTGGACACTGGTGCTGCTCGGGCTCTTCCTCTTCCTGCAGGGCGTCGCCCTCAGCGGGATCTGGCTCGCCATCATCGGCTTCTTCCTCATCAGCGCCGCCACAGCCGAGGGCCGCCACGCCGAGATGCGCGGCGCGCTGGCCGGGATCCCGGTCCGCGAAGCCATGACCCCCGACCCGGTCACCGCACCGGCCGACACCACCATCGCCGAATTCCTCGACGGCCCGCTGTTCCGCTACCGTCACTCGGCCTTCCCCATCACCCGCGACGGCACGGCGCCGCTCGGGATGGTGTGCATCCACCAGCTCCGGAACATCCCTGTAGGCGAGCGCTCCACGACCACGCTCGGCGACATCATGCTGCCCCGGGACGCGATCGTCACCACCTCGCCCGACGAGCCCCTGACCGAGGTGCTCCCCCGCATGGAGTCCGGATCCGACCAGCGTGCCCTCGTTCTCGACGGCGAGAGCGTCGTCGGCATCCTGACGCCGACCGACATCAGCCGCGTCCTCACCTGGCTGACCACCGTCCGGCCCCTGGGCCACGACTACGAGGAGGGGCGGTCCGGCTAG
- a CDS encoding SAM-dependent methyltransferase: MTADQESGTSDGPTIPTPEEIGASYDQYGDFYGMVLGDSAIHSGMWITPGERAAPVDVIDLADRAQDRQTDYLIDTLRPLAGEHMLDVGCGTGGPAIRAAQRSGARVTGVTVSTSQVAEAEERIRAADLGGQVEVVYGNAMDLDYGDETFACAWAIEAIHHLSDRLAGLREVGRVLVKGGHFLLTEFVLRGTPTEGDLAVYTGFAEGPPPRPLPVLLGEVDQAGFDIVQVVDMSSSYKLSADVMALLYRDRRDEIEARFGAETVMWMDTRLPIFRSVTRNHIDYVTVLLRKRG; encoded by the coding sequence ATGACCGCCGATCAGGAGTCCGGCACGTCCGATGGCCCCACGATCCCGACCCCCGAGGAGATCGGGGCGTCCTACGACCAATACGGCGATTTCTACGGCATGGTCCTTGGCGACAGCGCGATTCATTCGGGCATGTGGATTACGCCGGGAGAACGCGCGGCCCCCGTGGACGTGATCGATCTGGCCGACAGGGCGCAGGATCGGCAGACCGACTACCTGATCGACACCTTGCGGCCGCTCGCGGGCGAACACATGCTCGACGTCGGGTGCGGTACCGGCGGACCGGCCATCCGCGCCGCCCAGCGCAGTGGGGCGCGTGTCACCGGTGTCACCGTGAGTACGAGCCAGGTCGCCGAGGCCGAGGAGAGGATCCGAGCGGCCGACCTCGGCGGCCAGGTCGAGGTCGTCTACGGCAACGCCATGGACCTCGACTACGGTGACGAGACGTTCGCGTGCGCGTGGGCGATCGAAGCGATCCACCACTTGTCCGACCGGCTGGCCGGTCTGCGCGAGGTAGGCCGTGTCCTGGTGAAGGGCGGGCACTTCCTGCTGACCGAGTTCGTTCTGCGCGGTACCCCCACCGAGGGCGATCTCGCGGTGTACACCGGGTTCGCGGAGGGACCTCCGCCACGCCCCTTGCCGGTGCTGCTCGGCGAGGTCGACCAGGCCGGATTCGACATCGTCCAGGTCGTCGACATGTCCTCCAGCTACAAACTGTCGGCGGACGTCATGGCCCTGCTGTACCGCGATCGCCGCGACGAGATCGAGGCCCGTTTCGGCGCGGAAACGGTGATGTGGATGGACACGCGCCTGCCGATATTCCGCAGCGTCACCAGGAACCACATCGACTATGTCACGGTTCTGCTGCGCAAACGCGGGTGA
- a CDS encoding tetratricopeptide repeat protein — protein sequence MLGLHPGRTFDVAAAAALAETDEFEAEDLLEYLVSASLLEERATSGRYDFHDLVRIHARERAHEHEAPAELDAAFDRLVDHYLRTAVSADLRINPGRWRLNPLFDEVRGHERFADQRSALLWLETELPTLGELVRLTCETERHSATWQLCESLWGFFVLRKHYDEWVECHRSGLVAAEALGDHAAQAWMLTALASASLGLGRPDQAEEDAAGARRRWREAGHRLGEAAALDRLGTAALARESPRTAITYFSEALKIHDELGRSRGVALMRRYLGEAYRDGGDSDAANAYFDRARHYFSSVGDEYHTARTLTAQATGHLMARRLPEAEEALDEALRLQKSVGAHHEVARVHSLLGRLASMLGRWDDARKHLREALAIYSGLGARQAGAIAQTLAELDEREP from the coding sequence TTGCTCGGTCTCCACCCGGGCCGGACCTTCGACGTCGCGGCCGCCGCCGCACTGGCGGAGACCGACGAGTTCGAGGCCGAAGACCTGCTCGAATACCTCGTATCAGCGAGCCTGCTGGAAGAACGCGCCACGAGCGGACGCTACGACTTCCACGACCTGGTGCGCATTCACGCCCGCGAGCGCGCCCACGAACACGAGGCACCCGCGGAACTCGATGCCGCGTTCGACCGGCTGGTCGACCACTATCTGCGCACCGCCGTCTCCGCTGACCTCAGAATCAACCCGGGACGCTGGCGCCTGAACCCGCTCTTCGACGAGGTCCGTGGGCACGAACGCTTCGCGGACCAACGGTCCGCTCTGCTCTGGCTCGAAACAGAGCTGCCCACCCTGGGCGAACTCGTCCGACTCACGTGCGAGACGGAAAGACACTCTGCGACGTGGCAGTTGTGCGAGTCCCTGTGGGGATTCTTCGTTCTCCGCAAGCACTACGACGAGTGGGTGGAGTGCCACCGGTCCGGGCTGGTCGCGGCCGAGGCCCTCGGCGACCATGCGGCCCAGGCCTGGATGTTGACGGCCTTGGCCAGTGCCTCCCTCGGCCTTGGCCGACCCGATCAAGCCGAGGAAGACGCCGCTGGGGCACGCCGACGGTGGCGCGAGGCCGGGCATCGTCTTGGCGAGGCGGCGGCCCTCGACCGGCTGGGGACTGCTGCGCTGGCCCGCGAGAGTCCGCGAACGGCGATCACGTACTTCTCCGAGGCGTTGAAGATCCACGACGAGCTGGGCCGGAGCCGCGGCGTAGCGCTGATGCGCCGCTATCTGGGGGAGGCATATCGCGACGGCGGCGACTCCGACGCCGCGAATGCCTATTTCGACCGCGCTCGCCACTACTTCAGCTCCGTCGGCGATGAGTACCACACCGCTCGGACGCTGACCGCCCAGGCCACCGGCCACCTCATGGCCCGTCGACTCCCTGAAGCCGAGGAAGCGCTGGATGAGGCGCTGCGACTCCAGAAGAGTGTCGGAGCCCATCACGAGGTCGCCCGGGTCCACTCACTGTTGGGACGGCTGGCGTCGATGCTGGGGCGATGGGATGACGCCCGGAAGCATCTGCGGGAAGCACTCGCCATCTATAGCGGACTCGGAGCCCGTCAAGCCGGCGCCATCGCACAGACCCTCGCGGAGCTAGACGAACGGGAGCCGTGA
- a CDS encoding AfsR/SARP family transcriptional regulator, which yields MVDLGNGRELEIAVLLGLEGGRPVSRESILKRIWRGDTGKLPTLHSAITRLRNRLEAAGVRRSILAQRNGMYTLAVGLEAVDWRRFVHLCTESKGAQRAGDVAGALAKVTDALALWTGTPFDNQSWTWALGLRSQMEQAHQSALEQWARLALRTHDVQPCDVADALAAHTPRYPLNERLTEVFMLALHQAGRTSEAVMAYHTMSRTLSEESGTNPGPDLQRTLQSLLKAEPAATPRRRSSSGAEKAQGPPAPDRAAPSPPRLSAPGPQCDNLRHDIPDFSGRHEQLELLLTVARTPSPTAPRVHVVSGMPGVGKSTLAIHCAHLLRDDFTDGRFHLELHGSRPQSAKGPLEALHELLLMVGVPAEVIPSSIEARTSLWRDRTSGRRALLLLDDAADAAQVRPLLPSGSGWMVVITSRNQLAALEGARVLRLPAPGQEEAIRLFADISGRDSSSAYDHYAALAETCDNLPLALRIVAIRWRQHPSWPLSDVIRYLRYTRDRISELRAGDHSLEAVFRVSLDALDPATRSAFLRLGLHPAPEFGVHAAAALIGTSARSVIPILEELLDASLIEEPSRHRYTMHDLLSEFARRHADVELSRLELHSTRQRVFDHYLESCRAADHARAPHRYRLQYEPSGPVELPDINSLEESAQWFSTERSTLLAMLRWAQEHGGFERYEAAIAHALADLIDTYGPWELATDIHRRAHHLFQKRADQKGQAHALFDLGKAYLRNGDPTAASGNLAEALRLWSHSRDRIGEAQALDLIGLHRRLTGRFSEALAFHQQAARVWEEIGHSPGIARNLEYTATCRTKIGAYNEAIEGFASAIEMYAALGDIPGQAGAKNNAAHAFMRVGRLHESARLLEEAIGLLRALNDRRSQGKFLGNLALIHAKLGNRDRALGNYADALELHRSTHDRWSEVDTMCETGQIYLNQCAPSRALDYLQGALDISGSIGEHSRRAEILVSMGDAYRMLGQRKSAERHYSLALTLAQEHGHPEADILTRLTTFPAKHNTTPPSLR from the coding sequence ATGGTCGATCTCGGCAACGGGAGGGAGCTGGAGATCGCCGTCCTGCTCGGCCTGGAGGGCGGGCGTCCGGTCAGCAGAGAATCGATCCTCAAACGGATCTGGAGAGGCGATACCGGCAAGCTGCCAACGCTCCATTCCGCGATCACCCGCCTGCGCAACCGTCTGGAGGCCGCGGGCGTGCGACGCTCGATCCTCGCCCAGCGGAACGGAATGTATACGCTCGCGGTGGGATTGGAGGCGGTCGACTGGCGGCGCTTCGTCCACCTGTGCACGGAGTCGAAGGGTGCGCAGCGGGCTGGTGACGTTGCGGGCGCGCTGGCCAAGGTCACCGACGCGCTCGCGCTCTGGACGGGCACCCCGTTCGACAACCAGTCCTGGACCTGGGCGCTCGGCCTGCGGAGCCAAATGGAACAGGCGCACCAGTCGGCGTTGGAGCAATGGGCGCGGCTCGCCTTGCGTACGCACGACGTACAGCCGTGCGACGTCGCCGACGCACTGGCCGCGCACACACCGCGCTACCCGCTGAACGAACGCCTCACCGAAGTCTTCATGCTCGCTCTCCACCAGGCGGGGCGCACGTCCGAGGCCGTCATGGCCTACCACACGATGTCGCGCACCCTCTCCGAGGAGTCCGGCACCAACCCAGGTCCCGACTTACAGCGGACCTTGCAGTCCCTCCTGAAAGCGGAACCGGCGGCCACGCCGCGTCGGCGCTCGTCAAGCGGCGCCGAAAAGGCCCAGGGCCCGCCCGCGCCCGACCGAGCGGCCCCGTCGCCCCCGCGCTTGTCGGCCCCCGGCCCGCAATGCGACAACCTCCGTCACGACATCCCCGACTTCTCGGGACGCCACGAACAGCTCGAACTTCTCCTCACGGTGGCTCGCACGCCCTCCCCTACCGCGCCGCGTGTGCACGTCGTCAGCGGCATGCCCGGTGTCGGTAAGAGCACTCTGGCCATCCACTGCGCCCATCTCCTCCGTGATGACTTCACCGACGGTCGCTTCCATCTCGAACTCCACGGGAGCAGGCCGCAGTCGGCCAAGGGACCCCTGGAGGCACTGCACGAACTCCTGCTGATGGTCGGCGTCCCAGCCGAAGTCATCCCATCCTCGATTGAGGCGCGTACGTCGCTGTGGCGCGACCGCACGTCGGGAAGGCGGGCGCTTCTCCTGCTCGACGATGCTGCCGACGCCGCCCAGGTCCGCCCGCTGCTGCCCTCGGGTAGCGGATGGATGGTCGTCATCACCTCAAGGAACCAACTGGCCGCCTTGGAAGGAGCCCGTGTGCTCCGACTGCCTGCTCCTGGACAGGAGGAGGCGATCAGGCTCTTCGCGGACATCTCCGGTAGAGACTCGTCCTCCGCCTACGACCACTACGCCGCCCTGGCGGAAACCTGCGACAACCTTCCCCTGGCACTGCGCATCGTCGCCATCCGCTGGCGCCAGCACCCCTCCTGGCCGCTGAGCGATGTCATCCGCTATCTGCGCTACACGCGCGACCGCATCTCCGAGCTTCGTGCAGGGGACCACAGCCTTGAGGCGGTTTTTCGCGTCAGCCTGGACGCGCTCGATCCGGCCACCCGTTCGGCGTTTCTCCGCCTGGGCCTCCATCCCGCACCCGAGTTCGGCGTACACGCCGCAGCGGCGCTTATCGGAACGTCGGCCAGGAGCGTCATTCCCATTCTCGAAGAGTTACTGGACGCGTCACTCATCGAGGAACCCTCCCGACACCGCTACACCATGCACGATTTGCTGTCGGAGTTCGCCCGAAGGCACGCGGACGTGGAACTCTCACGTCTGGAGCTGCACAGCACGCGGCAACGCGTATTCGACCATTATCTGGAATCCTGCCGTGCCGCCGACCACGCACGCGCCCCGCACCGGTACCGACTTCAATACGAGCCAAGCGGCCCTGTTGAACTTCCCGATATCAACTCGTTGGAGGAGTCGGCCCAATGGTTCTCCACCGAACGGTCGACGCTCCTGGCGATGCTTCGTTGGGCACAGGAGCACGGCGGATTCGAACGGTACGAAGCAGCGATCGCGCACGCGTTGGCTGACCTCATCGACACCTACGGCCCCTGGGAATTAGCGACCGATATCCATCGTCGGGCTCACCACCTGTTCCAGAAGCGCGCCGATCAGAAAGGGCAAGCACACGCTCTCTTTGACCTCGGCAAGGCCTATCTACGCAACGGTGACCCGACCGCAGCGTCCGGTAACCTCGCAGAGGCGCTGCGGCTCTGGAGTCACAGTCGGGACCGGATTGGAGAAGCTCAAGCCCTTGACCTCATCGGACTACACCGTCGTTTGACAGGTCGCTTCAGCGAGGCCCTCGCCTTCCACCAACAAGCCGCCCGCGTGTGGGAGGAGATCGGCCACTCCCCCGGTATCGCCCGCAATCTCGAGTACACAGCGACGTGCCGAACAAAAATAGGGGCTTACAACGAGGCGATCGAGGGGTTCGCGAGCGCGATCGAGATGTATGCCGCGCTAGGGGACATCCCCGGACAAGCCGGGGCCAAGAACAACGCTGCCCACGCCTTCATGCGGGTCGGCCGACTCCACGAGTCCGCTCGACTTCTCGAAGAAGCCATCGGGCTTCTCCGCGCGCTGAACGATCGACGCAGCCAAGGCAAATTCCTCGGGAACCTCGCGCTGATACACGCGAAACTGGGAAACCGGGACCGGGCGCTCGGGAACTACGCTGACGCCCTAGAACTCCATCGTTCGACTCACGACCGATGGTCTGAGGTCGACACCATGTGCGAAACCGGGCAAATATACCTCAACCAATGCGCTCCCTCTAGAGCTCTGGACTATCTGCAAGGCGCCCTGGACATCTCAGGTTCGATAGGAGAACACTCTCGGCGCGCCGAAATCCTCGTGTCGATGGGTGACGCCTACCGCATGCTCGGCCAACGCAAGAGCGCCGAACGACACTACAGCCTCGCCTTAACGCTCGCCCAAGAGCACGGACACCCCGAAGCGGACATCCTGACCAGGCTCACCACTTTCCCCGCGAAGCACAACACAACACCACCTTCCCTACGCTAA
- a CDS encoding lysylphosphatidylglycerol synthase domain-containing protein has protein sequence MNVRQPEPEQGRRSAPRSASAPRPDAPLSDVAVEAASSNGAAPRQRAVARGARPTERRPRDLLFFLIGLFVMALVLLVVSLTTDHADVTDPSELRALLPSWLLAVTAGVANLVVIVLAGVTSVERILRQEYRPVARGLTAAATGYALTGAINAAILAISGPGGPPEALAAPTAYSAFTNPLHAYLAAAIGYVAALPLGHLPRVRTAMWSGIAVTGASVLLAGLNTSLSLLLTAVVGATSAAAVSFAIGLARPTPATARLIRELRRFGHEPLGITPDGTDADGNQLFAVDAVDRRLDVVLIRADDLIGFWRHLFRIVLLRDPAAPPVLLGPRRRAEHTALMSFAAHSAGAATPRVLGIGELGGGTLAVVREHVRTRSLDDAATEELTDDVLDDIWAELTLLHRHRIVHGNINGATVGWRLGGRVVFTGMTGGSLAAVGLKASLDVAALLAVLALRVGEQRAVRSAVRVLGIDTVAAALPFLQPAGMPLRLRRRLAAQSDLLGRLRTQITGIAPEAPARPARLERMRPRTVVSVAAATIVGIVLAYQLADVDFSTIQGADLRWAAAAFVASTMCMLSAALVIMGFVPVKLRFWMTVLVQYAGAFIRIAAPAGLGTLALNTRYATQGGASTGLAISGIGLSQAVGVALHVAILLVAAYLTGTGHVADFSPSSTLIIVTAALSVLVAAILLVPALRRAVQERVRPYFRGVLPQLLDLLQSPRRMTMGVGGTLLLTAAYVLCLHFSVIAFGGAADLAAVAVVFLAGNAIGSAAPTPGGLGAVEAALLGGLTAVAGVPAAIGLPAVLLFRVLTFWFPVLPGWGAFHLLQRWKAI, from the coding sequence GTGAATGTACGGCAACCAGAGCCCGAACAGGGCAGACGATCGGCACCGCGGTCCGCCTCCGCGCCCCGGCCGGACGCCCCGCTGAGCGACGTCGCCGTCGAGGCCGCGTCGTCCAACGGTGCGGCGCCGCGGCAGCGCGCGGTAGCCCGCGGTGCCCGCCCCACCGAGCGGCGCCCCCGCGACCTGCTCTTCTTCCTGATCGGCCTGTTCGTCATGGCCCTCGTCCTGCTGGTCGTGAGCCTCACCACCGACCACGCGGACGTCACCGACCCCAGCGAACTGCGCGCCCTGCTGCCGTCCTGGTTGCTGGCGGTCACCGCAGGTGTCGCCAACCTCGTCGTCATCGTTCTGGCCGGGGTCACCTCCGTCGAGCGGATCCTGCGTCAGGAGTACCGGCCGGTTGCCCGCGGTCTGACCGCCGCCGCCACCGGCTATGCGCTCACGGGCGCCATCAACGCCGCGATTCTCGCGATCTCCGGTCCCGGCGGGCCGCCCGAAGCGCTCGCGGCGCCCACCGCCTACAGTGCGTTCACCAACCCCCTCCACGCCTACCTGGCCGCCGCCATCGGCTATGTGGCCGCGCTTCCGCTCGGCCACCTGCCCCGTGTCCGCACCGCCATGTGGTCTGGGATCGCCGTCACCGGCGCCTCCGTCCTGCTGGCCGGGCTCAACACCTCACTGTCGCTCCTGCTCACCGCGGTGGTCGGCGCAACCAGCGCCGCGGCAGTGAGCTTCGCGATCGGGCTGGCCCGCCCGACCCCGGCCACGGCCCGGCTCATCCGCGAACTCCGCCGCTTCGGCCACGAGCCCCTCGGGATCACGCCCGATGGCACCGATGCCGACGGCAACCAGCTGTTCGCTGTCGACGCCGTCGACCGCCGCCTCGACGTCGTCCTCATCCGTGCCGACGACCTCATCGGGTTCTGGCGACACCTGTTCCGCATCGTCCTGCTCCGCGACCCCGCCGCCCCGCCCGTCCTCCTCGGCCCGCGCCGCCGCGCCGAGCACACCGCCCTGATGAGCTTCGCCGCCCACTCCGCGGGCGCCGCCACCCCGCGTGTCCTGGGTATCGGTGAACTGGGCGGCGGCACCCTCGCCGTGGTGCGCGAGCACGTCCGGACCCGATCCCTCGACGACGCCGCCACCGAGGAGCTCACCGACGACGTCCTCGACGACATCTGGGCCGAACTGACCCTCCTGCACCGCCACCGCATCGTGCACGGCAACATCAACGGCGCCACCGTCGGCTGGCGGCTCGGCGGGCGGGTCGTCTTCACCGGCATGACCGGCGGCAGTCTCGCCGCGGTCGGGCTCAAGGCCTCACTGGACGTGGCCGCGCTGCTGGCGGTGCTGGCACTGCGCGTGGGGGAGCAGCGCGCCGTGCGGTCCGCCGTGCGGGTCCTGGGCATCGACACGGTCGCGGCGGCCCTGCCGTTCCTGCAGCCCGCCGGAATGCCCCTGCGGCTGCGCCGCCGCCTGGCCGCCCAGAGCGACCTCCTCGGCCGGCTTCGCACGCAGATCACCGGCATCGCCCCCGAGGCTCCGGCGCGGCCCGCCCGACTGGAGCGGATGCGCCCGCGGACGGTGGTCAGCGTCGCGGCGGCGACCATCGTCGGTATCGTCCTCGCCTACCAGCTCGCCGATGTCGACTTCTCCACCATCCAAGGAGCCGACCTGCGCTGGGCGGCGGCGGCCTTCGTCGCCTCGACGATGTGCATGCTCTCGGCCGCCTTGGTGATCATGGGGTTCGTGCCGGTCAAGCTGCGCTTCTGGATGACCGTGCTGGTGCAGTACGCCGGAGCCTTCATCCGCATCGCCGCCCCCGCCGGACTGGGCACGCTCGCCCTCAACACCCGCTACGCCACCCAGGGGGGTGCCTCCACCGGGCTGGCGATCTCCGGGATCGGCCTGTCCCAGGCGGTGGGCGTCGCGCTGCACGTGGCGATCCTGCTGGTCGCCGCCTACCTCACCGGCACGGGCCACGTGGCCGACTTCTCGCCGTCGTCCACCCTGATCATCGTGACCGCCGCCCTGTCGGTGCTGGTCGCGGCGATCCTGCTGGTGCCCGCGCTGCGCCGCGCCGTGCAGGAGCGCGTACGGCCCTACTTCCGCGGTGTGCTCCCGCAGCTCCTCGACCTGCTGCAGAGCCCGCGCCGCATGACCATGGGGGTCGGCGGCACCCTGCTGCTCACCGCGGCCTACGTACTGTGCCTGCACTTCTCGGTGATCGCGTTCGGCGGCGCCGCCGACCTGGCCGCCGTCGCGGTGGTCTTCCTGGCGGGCAACGCCATCGGTTCCGCGGCCCCGACCCCGGGCGGCCTGGGCGCGGTCGAGGCCGCCCTCTTGGGCGGACTGACCGCTGTGGCCGGTGTCCCAGCGGCCATCGGCCTCCCGGCCGTTCTCCTCTTCCGGGTCCTGACCTTCTGGTTCCCGGTCCTGCCCGGCTGGGGCGCCTTCCATCTGCTGCAGCGGTGGAAGGCGATCTGA
- the rpmF gene encoding 50S ribosomal protein L32 produces the protein MAVPKRKMSRSNTRKRRSTWTATPPDLVPVTIDGRTALVPHRLVPAYRRGLLRLDG, from the coding sequence ATGGCCGTCCCGAAGCGCAAGATGTCGCGCTCCAACACCCGCAAGCGCCGCTCGACCTGGACGGCGACGCCACCCGACCTCGTCCCGGTCACCATCGACGGCCGCACCGCGCTCGTCCCCCACCGCCTGGTCCCCGCCTACCGCCGGGGCCTGCTGCGCCTGGACGGATGA
- a CDS encoding type B 50S ribosomal protein L31 has translation MKPGIHPDYHPVVFRDRAANFAILTRSTATSDATIEWEDGTTYPVIDVEISSASHPFYTGKSHVVDTAGRVERFQRRYGTATTK, from the coding sequence ATGAAGCCCGGCATTCACCCCGACTACCACCCGGTCGTCTTCCGCGACCGCGCCGCGAACTTCGCCATCCTGACGCGCTCGACGGCCACCAGCGACGCGACCATCGAGTGGGAGGACGGCACCACCTACCCCGTTATCGACGTGGAGATCTCCAGCGCGAGCCACCCCTTCTACACGGGCAAGAGCCACGTCGTCGACACCGCCGGCCGCGTGGAACGCTTCCAGCGCCGGTACGGCACCGCGACGACGAAGTAG
- the rpmG gene encoding 50S ribosomal protein L33, giving the protein MARNELRPLIKLRSTEGTGYTYVTRKNRRTTPNRLVLRKYDPVVRRHVEFREER; this is encoded by the coding sequence ATGGCACGCAACGAACTGCGTCCCCTCATCAAGCTGCGCTCCACCGAGGGCACCGGCTACACCTACGTGACCCGAAAGAACCGCCGCACCACGCCCAACCGGCTGGTGCTCCGCAAATACGACCCGGTCGTCCGGCGCCACGTGGAGTTCCGCGAAGAGCGCTGA
- a CDS encoding MarR family winged helix-turn-helix transcriptional regulator, whose amino-acid sequence MSRDRLAEEAWEALARAHLALMRRFQEDFRGWEISMREYDVLFTLSRCPSGGTRLRDLSEHVLLTQPSISRLVERMEDSGLVARGGDPEDRRGTVVRLTDQGRDVLRRVGREHAAAIARYVGSALTPEELRTLKELSGKLHDAQARQGD is encoded by the coding sequence GTGAGCAGGGACAGACTCGCCGAGGAGGCATGGGAGGCGCTGGCGCGCGCCCATCTGGCGCTGATGCGGCGCTTCCAGGAGGACTTCCGCGGGTGGGAGATCTCCATGCGCGAGTACGACGTGCTGTTCACCCTGTCGCGCTGCCCCTCGGGTGGGACGCGGCTGCGCGATCTCAGTGAACACGTGCTGCTCACCCAGCCCAGCATCAGTCGCCTGGTGGAGCGTATGGAGGACAGCGGGCTGGTCGCGCGCGGGGGAGACCCCGAGGACCGGCGCGGCACCGTGGTCCGCCTGACCGACCAGGGCCGGGACGTGTTGCGGCGCGTGGGCCGGGAGCACGCCGCGGCGATCGCGCGCTATGTCGGCTCGGCCCTGACGCCGGAGGAGCTGCGCACCCTCAAGGAGCTCTCCGGGAAGCTGCACGACGCCCAGGCTCGCCAGGGGGACTGA
- a CDS encoding MarR family winged helix-turn-helix transcriptional regulator: MSEDHEHQGVDPLSLDNQLCFAIYAASRALTGLYRELLAEMDLTYPQYLVMLVLWEHDTISVKDLGAALRLDSGTLSPLLRRLQARGLVRRVRDTDDERLVHISLTDEGARLRERARDIPERVVCSTDIPEDRVAELRTLLDRITQSVGDAAGALRAAR, from the coding sequence ATGTCCGAGGATCACGAACACCAGGGGGTCGATCCCTTGTCCCTGGACAACCAGCTCTGCTTCGCCATCTACGCGGCGTCGCGGGCGCTGACCGGGCTCTACCGCGAACTCCTCGCGGAGATGGACCTGACCTACCCCCAGTACCTGGTGATGCTGGTGCTGTGGGAGCACGACACCATCTCGGTGAAGGACCTGGGCGCCGCCCTGCGTCTGGACTCGGGCACGCTGTCGCCGCTTCTGCGCCGACTGCAGGCCCGCGGCCTGGTGCGCCGGGTCCGGGACACCGACGATGAGCGCCTGGTGCACATCAGCCTCACCGACGAGGGCGCCCGGCTGCGCGAGCGGGCCCGGGACATCCCCGAGCGCGTCGTGTGCTCCACGGACATCCCCGAGGACCGGGTCGCGGAGCTGCGCACCCTGCTCGATCGGATCACCCAGTCGGTCGGCGACGCCGCAGGCGCACTGCGCGCCGCCCGATGA